In a genomic window of Rhododendron vialii isolate Sample 1 chromosome 12a, ASM3025357v1:
- the LOC131310841 gene encoding 7-deoxyloganetin glucosyltransferase-like has protein sequence MTGKGDKPHVVCIPFPAQSHVKAMLKLAKLLHHNGFHITFVNTEYNHRRLLEARGPNSLDGLPDFRFETIPDGLPPSDANSTQDIPSLCESIRENALELFLSLVSNLNDTSALDVPPVTCIVSDGFMSFTITAGEELGIPVVVFFTLSACGFMGFYQFRNLLERGLTPLKDASYLTNGYLDTIIDWIPGMKDIRLKDLPSFIRTMDPDDIIFKYCMESMEKSSKASAIVLQTYAELEPGLLNALTSMFPFVYSIGPLQLLLNQILAYDKSNSIGYNLWKEEFECLNWLESKEPESVIYVNFGSMAVITQKQLEELGWGIVNSCHNFLWIIRPDLVMDDDSDSVFLPPELAMKTKERGLIVAWCPQEEVLNHRSVGAFMMHGGWNSTIESLSAGVPMICWPCFGDQQTNCRYICTEWEVGMEIGGDVKRDEVEKVVSEVMGGEKGKKMKEKAMGWRELAQKATGSDGSSSLDLNMLVKKVLDSTGG, from the exons ATGACAGGGAAGGGTGACAAACCTCATGTCGTTTGTATACCATTTCCAGCTCAAAGCCATGTGAAAGCAATGTTAAAACTAGCAAAGCTCCTCCACCATAATGGCTTTCACATAACCTTTGTCAACACAGAGTACAACCACCGACGCTTACTCGAAGCTAGAGGACCGAACTCTCTCGACGGCTTGCCAGATTTCAGATTCGAAACGATTCCGGATGGGTTGCCCCCTTCTGATGCCAATTCCACCCAAGACATTCCTTCTCTTTGTGAATCCATTAGAGAAAACGCGCTGGAGCTGTTCCTGAGCCTTGTTTCCAATCTCAATGATACTAGTGCTTTGGATGTGCCGCCGGTCACTTGTATTGTCTCTGATGGGTTTATGAGTTTCACCATCACAGCTGGCGAAGAGCTAGGTATTCCTGTCGTAGTGTTCTTCACTCTGTCTGCTTGTGGATTCATGGGCTTTTATCAGTTTCGTAATCTACTGGAAAGAGGACTTACCCCACTGAAAG ATGCAAGCTACCTAACAAATGGGTACTTGGATACCATTATCGATTGGATTCCAGGAATGAAAGATATTCGTCTAAAAGATTTGCCAAGCTTTATTAGAACTATGGATCCCGATGATATCATTTTTAAGTATTGCATGGAATCAATGGAAAAGTCATCAAAAGCTTCAGCAATTGTTCTCCAGACTTACGCAGAGTTGGAGCCTGGTCTATTGAACGCTCTAACGTCCATGTTCCCCTTTGTCTATTCCATTGGACCTCTTCAGTTACTTTTGAATCAGATATTAGCTTACGACAAATCAAATTCTATTGGATACAATCTATGGAAAGAGGAATTCGAGTGTCTGAACTGGCTCGAATCCAAAGAACCCGAATCCGTTATTTATGTGAACTTCGGTAGCATGGCGGTGATAACCCAAAAACAATTGGAAGAGCTTGGCTGGGGAATTGTGAATAGCTGCCACAactttttatggattattaggCCTGATTTAGTAATGGATGATGATTCGGACTCTGTATTTCTGCCGCCTGAATTGGCtatgaaaacaaaagaaagaggtCTAATAGTAGCATGGTGCCCACAAGAGGAAGTCCTAAACCACCGATCCGTGGGGGCATTTATGATGCATGGCGGGTGGAATTCGACTATTGAGAGCTTGTCGGCTGGAGTGCCGATGATCTGTTGGCCGTGCTTTGGTGATCAACAGACGAATTGCAGATACATTTGCACTGAATGGGAGGTGGGGATGGAGATTGGTGGTGATGTGAAGAGAGATGAAGTGGAGAAGGTTGTTAGTGAGGTAATGGGAGGAGAGAAGGGgaagaaaatgaaggaaaaggCTATGGGGTGGAGGGAACTGGCACAGAAGGCTACTGGTTCAGATGGGTCATCCTCTTTGGATTTAAACATGTTGGTGAAGAAAGTGTTAGACTCTACGGGAGGCTAA